Within the Achromobacter spanius genome, the region ACCATGGGAGTGGGTTTTACCAGAAGTAGTTAGCCTAACCGTAAGGGGGGCGATTACCACGGTAGGATTCATGACTGGGGTGAAGTCGTAACAAGGTAGCCGTATCGGAAGGTGCGGCTGGATCACCTCCTTTCAGAGCTTAAGTGCTCGTGTTAAGCGTCCACTCTTATCGGTTGTTTGATATAGCTGGGATCAGTTGTAGGCTTGGGTCGAGGGAATCTTCCCTGGGTCTTCAGCTACCTGACTGCTGATCCGAGAAGGTTTTGGGTCTGTAGCTCAGTTGGTTAGAGCACCGTCTTGATAAGGCGGGGGTCGTTGGTTCGAATCCAACCAGACCCACCAAGTATTCTGCGATGCAGGATATGGGGGTGTAGCTCAGCTGGGAGAGCGCCTGCTTTGCAAGCAGGATGTCATCGGTTCGATCCCGTTCACCTCCACCATTGATTCTCACAATCGCCCTGGTGGTGATGTAGAGGCTAACTCATAGCGCTGTTGTCAGTGTTATGAGTTAGGTTTTACCTAACAGCTATATTCGTTCTTTAACAATCTGGAAGAAGCACAACGAAATGTACTTATTAAGTACTCGACGCAAGTCGAAGAAGATAAGTACGGGTTGTGATTGCATTATTTTGTTCCAAGTTCTCAAGACTGGGGTGAATAACCTCAGACTGCTTTGAAACTTATGAACGGCACAAACGCTAATACTCAGGTCCTATAGCCTACAGCGTTATAGGATCAAGCGACTAAGTGCATATGGTGGATGCCTTGGCGATCACAGGCGATGAAGGACGTAGTAGCCTGCGAAAAGCTACGGGGAGCTGGCAAACAAGCTTTGATCCGTAGATGTCCGAATGGGGAAACCCACTGCAGCAATGCAGTATCCCTAGCTGAATACATAGGCTAGTGGAAGCGAACCGGGTGAACTGAAACATCTCAGTAGCTCGAGGAAAAGAAATCAACCGAGATTCCGAAAGTAGTGGCGAGCGAAATCGGAAGAGCCTTTACGTTTTAGCGCGCAAGATAGTCGAACGGAATGGAAAGTCCGGCCGTAGCAGGTGATAGCCCTGTAGATGAAATCTTGTGTGTGGAACTAAGCGTAAGACAAGTAGGGCGGGACACGTGAAATCCTGTTTGAAGATGGGGGGACCATCCTCCAAGGCTAAATACTCGTGATCGACCGATAGTGAACCAGTACCGTGAGGGAAAGGCGAAAAGAACCCCGGAAGGGGAGTGAAATAGATCCTGAAACCGTATGCATACAAACAGTAGGAGCCTCCTTGTGGGGTGACTGCGTACCTTTTGTATAATGGGTCAGCGACTTACATTCAGTGGCAAGGTTAACCGAATAGGGAAGCCGTAGCGAAAGCGAGTCCGAATAGGGCGATTCAGTCGCTGGGTGTAGACCCGAAACCAGATGATCTATCCATGGCCAGGTTGAAGGCACGGTAACACGTGCTGGAGGACCGAACCCACTAATGTTGAAAAATTAGGGGATGAGCTGTGGATAGGGGTGAAAGGCTAAACAAATCTGGAAATAGCTGGTTCTCTCCGAAAACTATTTAGGTAGTGCCTCAAGTATTACTGCGGGGGGTAGAGCACTGTTATAGCTAGGGGGTCATGGCGACTTACCAAACTATGGCAAACTCCGAATACCCGCAAGTACAGCTTGGGAGACAGAGCACCGGGTGCTAACGTCCGGACTCAAGAGGGAAACAACCCAGACCGCCAGCTAAGGTCCCGAATTATCGCTAAGTGGGAAACGAAGTGGGAAGGCATAGACAGTCAGGAGGTTGGCTTAGAAGCAGCCATCCTTTAAAGAAAGCGTAATAGCTCACTGATCGAGTCGTCCTGCGCGGAAGATGTAACGGGGCTAAGCGATAAACCGAAGCTGCGGGTGTGCACTTTTAGTGCACGCGGTAGGAGAGCGTTCTGTAAGCCTGCGAAGGTGGCTTGTAAAGGCTGCTGGAGGTATCAGAAGTGCGAATGCTGACATGAGTAGCGATAAAGGGGGTGAAAAGCCCCCTCGCCGTAAGTCCAAGGTTTCCTGCGCAACGTTCATCGGCGCAGGGTGAGTCGGCCCCTAAGGCGAGGCAGAGATGCGTAGCTGATGGGAAACTGGTTAATATTCCAGTACCGTCGTACAGTGCGATGGGGGGACGGATCGCGGAAGATCATCAGGGTGTTGGATGTCCCTGTTGCTGTATCGAAGATGGCGCTTAGGCAAATCCGGGCGCGTAAATCAAGGGTATGGCACGAGCGAGCATTGCTTGCGAAGTGATTGGAAGTGGTTCCAAGAAAAGCCTCTAAGCTTCAGCTGTACGAGACCGTACCGCAAACCGACACAGGTGGACGGGATGAATATTCCAAGGCGCTTGAGAGAACTCAGGAGAAGGAACTCGGCAAATTGATACCGTAACTTCGGGAGAAGGTATACCCCGGTAGTGTGAAGCGCCTGCGCGCTTAGCATGATGGGGTCGCAGAGAATCGGTGGCTGCGACTGTTTATTAAAAACACAGCACTCTGCAAAGACGAAAGTCGACGTATAGGGTGTGACGCCTGCCCGGTGCCGGAAGGTTAAGTGATGGGGTGCAAGCTCTTGATCGAAGCCCCGGTAAACGGCGGCCGTAACTATAACGGTCCTAAGGTAGCGAAATTCCTTGTCGGGTAAGTTCCGACCTGCACGAATGGCGTAACGATGGCCACACTGTCTCCTCCTGAGACTCAGCGAAGTTGAAGTGTTTGTGATGATGCAATCTACCCGCGGCTAGACGGAAAGACCCCATGAACCTTTACTGTAGCTTTGCATTGATCTGTGAACCGGCCTGTGTAGGATAGGTGGGAGGCTTTGAAGCGTGGTCGCTAGATCGCGTGGAGCCATCCTTGAAATACCACCCTGGTTTGTTTGCGGTTCTAACCTTGGTCCGTTATCCGGATCGGGGACAGTGCATGGTGGGCAGTTTGACTGGGGCGGTCTCCTCCCAAAGTGTAACGGAGGAGTTCGAAGGTACGCTAGGTACGGTCGGAAATCGTGCTGATAGTGCAATGGCATAAGCGTGCTTGACTGTGAGACTGACAAGTCGAACAGGTGCGAAAGCAGGACATAGTGATCCGGTGGTTCTGAATGGAAGGGCCATCGCTCAACGGATAAAAGGTACTCTGGGGATAACAGGCTGATACCGCCCAAGAGTTCATATCGACGGCGGTGTTTGGCACCTCGATGTCGGCTCATCTCATCCTGGGGCTGTAGCCGGTCCCAAGGGTATGGCTGTTCGCCATTTAAAGAGGTACGTGAGCTGGGTTTAAAACGTCGTGAGACAGTTTGGTCCCTATCTGCCGTGGGCGTTGGATACTTGACGGAGCCTGCTCCTAGTACGAGAGGACCGGAGTGGACGTACCTCTGGTGTACCGGTTGTCATGCCAATGGCATTGCCGGGTAGCTAAGTACGGAAGAGATAACCGCTGAAGGCATCTAAGCGGGAAACTCGTCTGAAGATTAGGTATCCCGGGGACTTGATCCCCCTAAAGAGTCGTTCGAGACCAGGACGTTGATAGGTCGGGTGTGGAAGCGCAGTAATGCGTTAAGCTAACCGATACTAATTGCTCGTGAGGCTTGATCCTATAACACTGATGGTTATGACCTGGTGGTATAGCGTTCCAAGTGTCGTTCAATACAAAATCTGGCTGCACCGTCGGCAGCCAGCCAACACCAATTACATCCCCCCTGTGCGTGATCATCGAGCTAGTCTCTGGTCACCCACACGTTGTGTTTCTTCCAAGATTGGAGCCGTTGCGTTAACCCGCAGCTGCTCAACCCGTTACGCCTGACGACCATAGCAAGGTGGTACCACTCCTTCCCATCCCGAACAGGACAGTGAAACGCCTTCGCGCCGATGATAGTGGACGGACGTCTGTGAAAGTAGGTCATCGTCAGGCTTTTATTGCGCAAAACCCCACAGGTGATCCGGTGGGGTTTTGTTTTTGGGTTTTGAGTTTAGATTTGAGATCCAAGATTTGATCTTCGCGATACTGATTAATTGAAAACGCCTCGCGGCTGATACCGCGAGGCGTTTTTGTTTAATGTCACCGCCATTCGATTATGAACTGGCTAGGTATTTTTGGCGGTCGATGCCGTGGCGTTGGAGTTTGTCGTAGAACGTCTTGCGTGGAATGCCCAATGTCTCAAGTGTGGCCTTGACGTCACCTTGGTTTGCGGAAAGCGCATCGCAGATCAATTGCGCTTCCAGACTTTCCATGCGTTCTGGCAAGCTGAGAACTGGATGCGGTTGCTGGGCTATGCCAGATTCTGGCATATTCAGCACCCCAAGCACTACGCGTTCGGCGAAGTGGGCCAGTTCGCGCACATTGCCAGGCCAGTCGTGCGTCATGACGTGCTGCTTGATGGCGGCAGGCATCTCTGGAATGTCGCGATGAAATCGACGCGATGCGTGCCCGAGATAATGCGCGAATAACAGCGGGATATCGTCCCGGCGCTCGCGCAGCGGGGGAATGCGGATGGTGACCACGTTGAGTCTGTAGAACAGGTCTTCGCGAAACTTGGTTCGGATGGCAGGGCTGCCCAGATCTTCTTTGGTGGCAGCCACGACGCGCAGATCCAGATTGCGCACCTCGTTGCTGCCAAGCGGGGTGATCTGGCGAGATTCGAGTACACGCAGCAGTTTCACTTGCACCGCTAGCGGCATACTCTCGATTTCGTCCAGGAACAAGGTTCCCCCGCTGGCATGCTCGATCCGGCCGACACGTTTTTTCTGCGCACCGGTAAATGCCCCAGCCTCGTGACCGAACAGCTCGCTTTCGATGACGGTTTCTGGCAGCGCACCGCAATTAATGGCGACCAGTTCGCGATGGCGCCGCCGACTGAGCCGATGAAGCGCCGTTGCCACGACCTCTTTGCCGGTTCCCGTTTCGCCCTCGACCAGCACATCGACATCCGCATCGGCAATGTGACGCAGGGTTTCCTTGATACGTTGCATGGCCGGCGTGGCACCGATGAAGGGTACTTCATCGGCTTGCACCGCAAACGCGGCTTCGCGCAGGCGGCGGTTCTCCAGCACCAGACGGCGCTTTTCTGCCGCGTGCAGGATGGCGGTGGTGAGCCGGTCGGGCGCATAGGGCTTGGCCAAAAAGTCATAGGCGCCTTCGCGCATGCATTGCACCGCGGTAGCGATATCGCCGTGGCCAGTGATGAGGATGACCGGCAGTTCCGGGTCGATGCCCCGCAGCCGATTGAACAGTTGCAGACCATCGATGTCAGGCATGCGGATGTCGGTCACGACCACGCCGTCGAAGTCGCGGTGCAAGATCGGAAGTGCCGACCGCGCCGTTCCATATGCGTCGACGGTCATACCGTGCAGCTTCAGGGTTTGAACGTTTGCGCGGCGCAGGTCCTCGTCGTCATCGATGAAGACGACATGGGGCGCCGCGGGGACGCGACCGGGAAGCGCCGGATCCGCATACGGAAAGGTATCAGGGTTTTGGATCATGGTGAAAAGGAATGGCTTGAGCGTCGCGGCCGACGTCTGCCTTGCGCAATGTGAGGATGAAGACGGCGCCGCGTGGGGCACCTTGATATGCCGGAAACCCGGGTTCCCCCGGTTGGCTCGCACGCAGATCACCGCCGAATTCGGCGACTATGTCGCGGCAAATGACAAGGCCCAAGCCCAAACCTTCCGGCTTCGTCGTATAAAAAGGTGTGAACAGGCGTGCCCGGGCGCCGTCCGACAGCCCGGGACCGTTGTCATTCACGTAGAGCTGCACGGTTGCGCCAAGATCTTGCAGGGCGACGATGACCCGGCCTTCGGAAATGCTTTCCAAGGCTTCCATCGCGTTTTGCAGCAAGTTCACCAAGACCTGTTCCAGGCGGATGCGGTCGGCGTGGACGAGTACATCTTGGTCAGCCGGCGGCCGTACCAGTGCAACGCCCTGCCTGCGCGCGCGAGGACCGATCAACAACAGCGCTCCATCGAGGGCTTCGTTGAGACTGGTGGGGCCGATTGACGCGCCCGCTTTGCGTGAAAATGCACGCAATTCGCTCGTGATATGGCCAATACGTTCGGTCAGCATGGCGATGGTGCCCAAATTGTCTTTGGCGGCTTCTGCATCGTCACGACGTAGGAACTCCGTCGCGTTGTCCGCATAGGCGCGGATCGCCGCAACGGGCTGGTTGATCTCGTGGGCAACCCCTGCAGCGACCTGGCCCAGCAAGGCCAGCTTGCTGGCTTGAACAAGTTCGTCCTGCATCGTATGCAGGCGTGCCTCGGCACGTTGGCGTTCATCCATTTCGTCCATCAATTGCTCGTTGACCTCGCGCAGCTGGCTAGTGCGTTCGCTGACCAGCGCGGCCAATTGCGCCTGGATAGCGGCTTGCTGGCCAGCCCGTTCGCGGTTGCGATGGCGCCGATAGAGGACGATGCCAATCGCCGCTGCCAGAAGGCTTTGCACTAGCAAGGCCGCCAATTGCGCATTGGCGATGGCCTGGTTCATGGCCGTTTGGACGGGTGACAGTAAATGCAATGTCCAGCCCGGAGACTCCGCGATGGGCAAGGTGGTGTGCAGCAGCGGTGCCCCAGTGGGAATTTGGGGCAAGGCGTGATTGGCGCGCACCAGTTGGCCGGTGCTGACTGGGGATAGAGGCGGCGTCAAAGGCAAAGGTTGGAATTGGGCATCGCCAAACTGAAGGCTGGTGCGCAAGGTTTGCGCCAGATCGGGAGCCAAAGGTGCCAAGACGTCGAAACGCCAGTCCGCCACGCTGCCCAGCAGAACCACGCCATGCTCGTCGGTAACGAAGATGGGCGCGGCAGATTGCCGCCAGTCGGATTCCAGGCCGCGAAAATCCACTTTCAATACGATCACGCCCAACATGGCACCGTTGGCGTCGTCGACGCGGCGCGACAAGTACAAACCGGCCTCATGGCTGACGGTGCCCAGGGCGAAGTGTTCGGCATAGCCGTTGGCGACGGCGCCTTGGAAGTAGGGGCGAAATTGATAGTCGACCCCGACAAACGTGGCGGGTTCGCGCCAATTGCTGGCGGCGATTGCAAGCCCGGTTTTGTCCAGTAGATAGATGGCTGAGGCGCCGACGCCGCGCGTCAGCGTGTCGAACTTGTCGTCCAGCGATTCGATCTGGGCGGCCGAGGCCCCTTGTAGTGCCGCACGCACGTCAACATCTCGGGTCAGTACGAAAGGCAGGGCCCGAAATTTGTCGAGGTTGTTGCGCAGCAAGGCCGCGTTGATCTGGCCGGCGCTGCGTGCCTGCGCGGTTGCGCTCTTGATTGCGTTATCGCGTGCCCACTCCGTGGCTGCGTGCAAGACCCCGACAATGATGGCGACGGCGACCAGGATGCCCAATGCACGCGCGAGCCACGAACTTGGCGCACGACGCGAGGCGGGTGCGGAAGAGGCAGCGTCTGAACGCTGGGCAGAGGATGAGGGATGGGATCGAGGCATGGTGTGCGGACTTCCGCACATTCTAGCTTAGTTGTGTGCGGCTTCCCGCCATCAAGATGCTGACGCATCTGCGTGTTGGGGGGAAAGCCCCGTCATATCAATGGCTTGCCGAGTTCCGGGTACATCGAGCTCGCCTGGCATGGGTCTTGCATATACACGGCTAAGCCGAGCCACATCCGCGCACGGTGAAATCGGCATGCGACCACAACGCAATGCCATAAAACAGAAAACGCCCTGTCGCCCGCTGCGCTCAACCACGCGGGGGCAAGGGGCATTGGTGGGGACAAAACCCGATGATCGACGTGGATCAAAGCGCACCCGTGCGCAAGCTCAAGTTCTATCAAATCCTGTATGTGCAGGTGATTTTCGCCATTGTGGTGGGGGTGTTGCTGGGCGCGTTCAAGCCTGAACTCGGCCAGCAGATGCAGCCGTTGGGCGATGCCTTCATCAAGCTGGTGAAGATGATCATTGCGCCGGTGATCTTCCTGACCGTGGCGTCCGGCATTGCCGGCATGAGCGAC harbors:
- a CDS encoding sensor histidine kinase, which encodes MCGSPHTMPRSHPSSSAQRSDAASSAPASRRAPSSWLARALGILVAVAIIVGVLHAATEWARDNAIKSATAQARSAGQINAALLRNNLDKFRALPFVLTRDVDVRAALQGASAAQIESLDDKFDTLTRGVGASAIYLLDKTGLAIAASNWREPATFVGVDYQFRPYFQGAVANGYAEHFALGTVSHEAGLYLSRRVDDANGAMLGVIVLKVDFRGLESDWRQSAAPIFVTDEHGVVLLGSVADWRFDVLAPLAPDLAQTLRTSLQFGDAQFQPLPLTPPLSPVSTGQLVRANHALPQIPTGAPLLHTTLPIAESPGWTLHLLSPVQTAMNQAIANAQLAALLVQSLLAAAIGIVLYRRHRNRERAGQQAAIQAQLAALVSERTSQLREVNEQLMDEMDERQRAEARLHTMQDELVQASKLALLGQVAAGVAHEINQPVAAIRAYADNATEFLRRDDAEAAKDNLGTIAMLTERIGHITSELRAFSRKAGASIGPTSLNEALDGALLLIGPRARRQGVALVRPPADQDVLVHADRIRLEQVLVNLLQNAMEALESISEGRVIVALQDLGATVQLYVNDNGPGLSDGARARLFTPFYTTKPEGLGLGLVICRDIVAEFGGDLRASQPGEPGFPAYQGAPRGAVFILTLRKADVGRDAQAIPFHHDPKP
- a CDS encoding sigma-54-dependent transcriptional regulator gives rise to the protein MIQNPDTFPYADPALPGRVPAAPHVVFIDDDEDLRRANVQTLKLHGMTVDAYGTARSALPILHRDFDGVVVTDIRMPDIDGLQLFNRLRGIDPELPVILITGHGDIATAVQCMREGAYDFLAKPYAPDRLTTAILHAAEKRRLVLENRRLREAAFAVQADEVPFIGATPAMQRIKETLRHIADADVDVLVEGETGTGKEVVATALHRLSRRRHRELVAINCGALPETVIESELFGHEAGAFTGAQKKRVGRIEHASGGTLFLDEIESMPLAVQVKLLRVLESRQITPLGSNEVRNLDLRVVAATKEDLGSPAIRTKFREDLFYRLNVVTIRIPPLRERRDDIPLLFAHYLGHASRRFHRDIPEMPAAIKQHVMTHDWPGNVRELAHFAERVVLGVLNMPESGIAQQPHPVLSLPERMESLEAQLICDALSANQGDVKATLETLGIPRKTFYDKLQRHGIDRQKYLASS